The nucleotide window TTGTATTTAACCCAAGGGCCCCTGTTCTTCTCTAGCACCTGAGGCAGTCCCACCTGTGGGTGCAAGTCAGTTCTGCTCAGAACTCTGGCTTGTCTGGAGCACAAGACAAGATTGATGGGCAAAGAACAAAGCCCAGGGAACCTGTCCAAGCCCATGTGAAAGCTGAATTTGTTCACTTGTGTCTGAACCTTCTGTACCACACATGCTCTCTGCAATACACCACTGTCTCTCACCTGCTTTCTTACATTATCCCAAATACTATCTTTGATTTCTAAGACTTTTGTCCTTGTCATAAATGTCTcacaaaaagatttttataaTACAGAAACCTTTTATTCCCTGAGCTTGACTGTCTGTCCATCCTTCACCCTCAAATCAAGGTACTGGTTCTTCCCATTAGTATAGAAAAAGTTCATTCATGGAAtaagcagcagaaggaaagaaaggtcTTATTCACAGGAGGTGTGGACTTGTGTCTCCTTACCTGGAAGGCCGTGGTCTCTTCCCCGCTGCATGTTCATGGCTCCTAGATCCAGACCCATCACCTCTATCTGTTCAAAGAGGTGGTTCTGGAGCTCCTCAACTAGCAGTTGGTTCTGTTTCATGAGTTTTGCATGATCCACAACCATGCCCCGGATCAGGGGGTCGATGCCTCCTGCAGCCATTGAAAATCAAGAAAAGATTTTTGTGCCAAGGTGCAGCTTTGATGGTCCCTTTCATGCAGTTGAAACAGTCTGCTATGGGCTGGGTGGAGTTTTCATCTCTATATTTTCGTTTCACCATGTGTGTGTGGAAtgatagaatcatagaatcacagagtagtttgggctggaaaggactttaaagctcatcccattccaccccctgccatgggcagggccaccttccactaccccaggttgttccaagccgcatccagcctggccctggacacttccagggctggggcagccacagctgctctgggcaccctgtgccagggcctccccaccctcaccgTGGTACCTGTATGAATCTGTACATATCTGCAAGTGCCAGTAAATAAAGCCTCACACTGTAACAAAATTCCTTATCCCTCCCAtccctcagcttttccttcacaCCCCGAAATCCACTTATTGTCCACCAGTCCCTTTCCAAGTCTGCTCCTCAGGCTGCCAAGCCCCATTATGTCCTAGTGCTTGAGGGTTTGTCCAAGGTTTTAGATTTTGCAATGGATTTTGTTTATAATTCACTATTAATTGACAGACATTTATTAAAACCTTAAATTAGTGATAGAATTAATTCATGTCTGACTGTCCATGTCTTTTTCATAGCATTTAAGGAGACAGTATGagcaaaacacaggaaaatttgCCACATAtgcataattatatttttcatcatttgtTAACCCATTTTGGAAGAGACATTTGTCTTCCTTGAAAAGACTCATCTGGAGATCTCAGCTGTGTAATAGCAGGACCCCATAACTCCAGTTAGAGTCAGGAAGGGGGATGGGCACCTCTAAGAAGGAACAATGATGCTTTAGCTCAGATAAAATTGATGTATCACCCACTGTGAATGTCTCCTGATTATAGGGGAATATGAGAGCTTTGATTGGCAAAGACTTTGATGGATTGATATTTGGCACAGAGAGTCTCCTGCCTCCTGGAGCAGTAGGAGAagcaagagcagctgcagcatctgAGTGGATGTGGAACATCCCACTGTCAGGTCTTGCTGAGCTGGGAGGTGTCCAAGCAATGACTAGACATggtgctcagtgctctgggctgggtgacaagctgtgggtcacaggttggacttaATGGTCTTGGAAatctttttcaacctaaaatgattctgggattctgtaattccatgagCCTGACCAGCTGATCTCTACGTCAGGACCAGACCAGGACTACTGCTCCATGTTCTTACCTTCCATTACGATTCTCCATGGAGCACAAAAGGTCAAATGCAGAGGGACATGGGAGAAGGAACCCAAAGGCTGAAAGCTCTCATTTAAACGGGACACAAAAGGCTGCACTGACGTGTGGCCAAATCGGAAAGCCAGGGAGAAAACATTTGAGGCCCTTGGATCCACCTTCTCATTGTAACCACTGTACAAAGGGATCCACTTGCTGGTCTCCTCAGCCAGCAGGAGTGGGAGGTAATCTCTGTATGTTATGATCTGAAAAAGCACAAGAGCACAGGAGGTtatcagcagctgcagcagacaTGGCATCAGAAGTCAAGTGAAGAGAATGAACGTGGACTCTGCAGCAGAATTCATTAAGATCTTCTGAAAAAAGAGCTGTAGCAATGGAATAAATTTGGCAtattgaatttaaattattttgtaaatgtgaaattatctaataattaatttatacaTTAATATAATAAATGAATTATGAATTAGTAACATGATGCATAAAGAAGCTCTGGATATCCATGCTGTCTCAGATGGACCATCCTCATTCACAATTTCCAACTCCCACAAATAATTCCCCTGATTTGGCAAAATATTTCCCTCCTTTTGCCTGGAGGAAAACCATTCCAAGTGTGTGGATGATAAACAGCAAGCAGTAATCAGTACCTGGTTTATGGCAATCACTATCTTTCGACTCTCCTGGTAAAgcttttccccatcccagtgggGATTTAATTTCCTCAGCTCCGTAGCCAGGCGATTGTGCTCTCGGACAAAGAGAGTATGCATTGCAGAGAGTCCCAGGTTTTCTGTCACCCGTTTGTCacctaaaatgaaaatattttaggaattttATACATTGCTTTCAACTTCAGAAGCAAGTTTTTGTGTTAGACAAGTAACAAATGGTGACGTTCCTGGCAATAATGGTGtgggtgtcccatccctggaagtgtccaaggccaggttggacggggcttggagaaacctggtctagtggaaggtgtctctgcccatggcagggggtagAACAGAATGGtttttaagttcccttccaacccaaacccttctgtgattttatgaaaaCTGGAGGGGACTCAGTGAAGACCCTCTGTGAGATGATGGAAGAAGCACTGAGTATCTCCTCACTCAGTAAGGAGCCCTTTTCATGGGCAGAGAATGACGAAATGAGAAAACTCTGTATTCTTAGGATTTATTTTGCAAGGTTCACATTtataatgggttttttttaatgttatgcTTGTGATGGATCTCTTCAAATTTGAATAAGTTCTGTGTTTGTCctcattttgtttaaatttcagACAAACTTCTAGACTTTTCTTCTGATGTAGGGTGGATTAGTTAATTAATCAATTAACTAGATTGCTTAAGAGTGTTTAATTGTTAGTCTTGATTGGGTTAAAAACTGAAttatagaattacagaatggaaGGGGCTTTAAAGCCTATCATATTTCaaccttccactaccccaggttgctccaagccccattcaacctggccctagacacttccagggatggggtagccacagcttctctgggcaacctcacCAGAGGTTGGAGTCAGGGCTCACCACTCTTGCAGGCAACAGTTTCTTCTCTATATCTAATTTAATCTATTCTCtttcagtgtgaagccattgccccttgtcctcCCACTACAGTTACTGATGCAGTCTCTCTCCCAATATTCCTATAGTCCCTTCAGATCCTGGAAAGTGCTGTGAGGTCTCCACTCAACcccctcttctccaggctgaacagcctcaactttctcagcctgtcaATGCTGACAAGCTGACAACTGGCATTCAAGTAATGAATGGTGAATAATGAATGGTGAATTCTaggtggaagaaaaaaagctccTGGGAAACTTAAAGCACTGGTGgctattttattgaaaatttctcctgcttttgaaaatactttataaagGAAGAACAATTTGCTGTAATTCTTCTGAGAAACTAAAGTAATTTTAATGTATATTAATCAATTattgtttgattatttttcttttctaatttggGGAGGATTCCCTGTCTTTCACCTTACGTAGTCATATCTTGAAGTGCCTCATtcaaatatcacagaatcacagaatattctctGTTGGAAGGGACGCACAAGGATCCTATAAGGAGATATTTGTCCCTTTTTGACTTTATGATCCACGATAAACAACCTCCCAGCTGCACCTTACCTGCTTTAAAGCAGGGGATGTTGGCGCTCGTGTTGGTGAGAACGCAGATGCTGTGGGTCGTGTTCTCGAAGGGCAGCAATTCCAGCCCCGTGTCCGTGAAATCCTGGTTCACAGCCATCAAGCCCAGCTGGCTGGTGAGGTTCCTCAGGCTCCTGGCCAGCGGCTCGTCGCTGCCGTACACGGTGCTGGCGTCGATGAAGGACGTGGCGGCGTTGAGCTGCTCCCGGCGGAAGGTGCGGGGGCTGCACACGGAGGCTGACTGCACGAACGGCATGCAGGTGTCGGAGCTCAGCATCCGCGGGTCGTCAGCAGGGAACTAAAGCAAACGAGCCAAGTGATGCTTCAGAAAGtcctgtggttttgtttttgctgctgtaaGACAGCGTGGCACGGGTGAGAGTCAGGGTACCTTAATGGGGAAGCAGGGGGGCTTGAAGGCACAGCTGGTGTGGCACTGGAGTTCCAGGCTGGCTCCTTCCCCGCTGGCAGGGGCCAAGTCAATGTCGTGATTAACCCACTGGCCCCAGTGCATGAAGACCAGTGAGAGCTGCTGGTCTGCAGTGACGTTCTCATTGGCTGTGTGAGCAATTTCATTGGACACTTTTCGAACctgcagaaaaccaaaatgaaaaagtgACTATCTCTGCCATGGTAGATTTGCCTCTCACTTGAACTCCTACTGTGAAAtcttggaatcacagaatcacgaAGGTCAGAAAATACCTTGAGATCATCAACCTTCAACTGGGAATCCTCATTCCCTCTAAACTGTATTGAGAAGGGCCGCAATCTACCTGTTTTTTGAAAACCTTCAGAGATTGACTCCTCCACTGTCCTGGAGATCCTGCTCCGATGCTTAACCACTATGTCAGTGAAGACATATCCTGATATTCCTAATATCCTGAATCTCCTCTAGTACAATTTGTAgctatttcctcttgtcctgccactTGTTCCCTTGGAGAAGAGGCCAACACCCACCTATTCCTACATGATCTACATGTAGCTGTACATCATGCACAAGATGATCTTAGATAAATTACTAAGAGTTAATTATGGCATTACACAGCTCCATGtcattccccagctccatccaaTCAGGTGTAAAAGTAGACTACACTGTCTTTCAGCCAAACCCAGCTTCTTGGAACGCCGTTCCAGGTGAAAGTTGTTAGTGAACACCAGAAAGTCAGAACGTGGCTGAGGAACTCCCAAGCTTTGTGTTTTGTACAAACCTCCTGGTGTCCTTGAGCACTGACTGCAGCAATCCTTGGGACGCACACTTCAGAAACTGCTTAGGGAAGCATCCACAAAATTTTTGCTCATGTCTGTTGCCAACAAAAAGTATTAACCTGAGCCATAACTCATTTGTAGAAAAGCAGCCTGAGATCAAAGATCAAGCAATCTACACTCTAGATGTTGCCACTGCTTCCTTCCTGATGGGTGCATTAAGGGCAGTGTCCATACTCATGGCTGGATTAGGATAAAGCTCTCACCAGTGGGAGTGGGAATCCGTTGTAGCGCTTTCCTTCAATTGCTCCTCTGGGAACAGACACTCCATCCTCATACACGGCCGGGAGCCAGCGTGCAAAGGCGCGGTTCGAGGACCCCAGGTGGGAGTGATTTCTGCAGCATCAccagaaaaataacttctgttattttttcaaACATCAGCAACCTTGTACAGACCAGCATTTCACAGCTCTTTATTCCATGTCTGAGCACTCTGGTAACAGGGATGAGACTGGGAAAACACCAAGAAGCAAATTATATCAAGGTTATTAGTGTGGAGAAAAATCAACTTTTTCTAAAAAGATGTCTTGTGTCACTCTATTAATTTTAGCTGTCATTTAAACCTACATTAATTTTATCTGGCATTTAAATCTCTGTACTACCTCTGTCTTCATTGCCCTCTCAAAATCAGACACACAGCAGGGCCATCAGCATGGTGAGAGTGGCCATGTCTTGTCCAGCTGGGGGTTGGAAGTTTCCAAGGATGAAGATTCTCAACCTCTGTGGGGGTCTGTGCCAAGGCTGCTCCTTGGTGAAGTTTTTCCACAGACCCTCTCAGCCTGCAACTGTGGCCATTGTGGTGCTGCCTTACACTGCTCCAAAAATTTTGAATTGCTAAAGTCAGCATTTTatgttcagaagaaaaataatcctgATTGAGCAAATTATCTGTGGTCCTGTGGGCACAAAACTCAGGCCATGTCTGTCTATAtgatgtggcactcaggggtCTGGTTTGGTTGACAAGGTGAGGATGACTCAAAgtttggacttgatggtctttgaggtcttttccaacttaaataattctgtgattctgcactGGAAAAGGAGTGGAGTACCCAGTGTTTACAGCAGTGTACTGTGAAATAAGAGCATGTCCTAGGAAAATGACTGTGCCAGAGCCGAAGCAATTCCATCAAATATTAAGGACTCAGAATCACCAGGGTCTTGTTCTGATTGCTATTACTGTCCTTGCAGGCAAACTATTCTTATGATGTGTGCCTCAAGCTGAGCAAGATCCTTGGGAACACCACAGGGATCCCTCAAGTCCAGTGCCTCCTCATCTCTCTGACAGCCCAGCAAGGCCAAGGACAGCCCTACCCTGAACCTCAAATCCGCAAAGACACAAAATCCTGCaatgggtcaggctggaagagGCCACACTGGGGTCACCTggtcctgtgtccctgctcaggcagggtcatCTTAGAACACATGGCACAGGACGGTGTCCAGATAGTTCTGGAATATACCCAGTGAGAGAGACTCCACTACCCTTCCTGGGCAGACAGACAATGCTGTCCTTGTGGGCTGCAGGCCCTGGAATCCATGGGAACAGACTGGACAACCTCAGTGAGTGTGAGCTCCCTGCACACTgatgcagagctgtgctatgtCATCACATCTGGCACATCTGTTTCATGCCAAATGCACATTGGATGCAAATCTCA belongs to Oenanthe melanoleuca isolate GR-GAL-2019-014 chromosome 19, OMel1.0, whole genome shotgun sequence and includes:
- the LOC130260829 gene encoding myeloperoxidase-like produces the protein MTLLGSIISLCLVGAMGSLGNEVSEVVSDSSLLSMITEARQLVDTTYLQARKSLKRKLEEKTVNPMDFLKHLKDPIGRTRSAVRAADYLETTLKLLRRKLHLSGKQRFNVTDLLSRRQKEMISKGTGCDYQTRSIKCPERDFYRTITGECNNRNHSHLGSSNRAFARWLPAVYEDGVSVPRGAIEGKRYNGFPLPLVRKVSNEIAHTANENVTADQQLSLVFMHWGQWVNHDIDLAPASGEGASLELQCHTSCAFKPPCFPIKFPADDPRMLSSDTCMPFVQSASVCSPRTFRREQLNAATSFIDASTVYGSDEPLARSLRNLTSQLGLMAVNQDFTDTGLELLPFENTTHSICVLTNTSANIPCFKAGDKRVTENLGLSAMHTLFVREHNRLATELRKLNPHWDGEKLYQESRKIVIAINQIITYRDYLPLLLAEETSKWIPLYSGYNEKVDPRASNVFSLAFRFGHTSVQPFVSRLNESFQPLGSFSHVPLHLTFCAPWRIVMEGGIDPLIRGMVVDHAKLMKQNQLLVEELQNHLFEQIEVMGLDLGAMNMQRGRDHGLPGYNAWRGFCGLSQPQTVEELSEVLGNPKLAKKFMDVYGTPYNIDLWIGAVAEPVVPQGRVGPLLSCIIGTQFRNLRDGDRFWWENPGVFTPQQLQALRKISVSRVICDNTHITKIPRDVFKINTYPEDFTDCQEIDVLDLSSWKDEP